The Epilithonimonas zeae genome contains the following window.
TAGTCCGAAAGCACTTCGCTGATTACTTTTTGGGTGCCTTCTGCTGTACTCAGATCTGCTGAAATGAAATGCAGATTACTGTTTTCTTGTTCAGGGGCATTTCTTGCGGTAATAATAACCGTTGCGCCAGCTTGTAGCAGTCTGTCTGCAATGGCTTTTCCTGCTCCTTTTGTACCTCCTGTTACCAATGCAATTTTGCCTGACAACTCATTGTTGTAATTAAATTGTTCCATTTTTTAGATTTGTTTTATAGGACAAAATTGGGGTATAAAAACAGTTCATACAAGTACGGAATTACGATTCATATAGGGATAAATTATTCCCCTATTGCAAAAATCGGAACATACGCTTACTTTTACATTATGTATGAGAGAAAAATAATTCCGAATCTGAATTGTGGTCTTGACCTGATCGGTGAAGTGCTGTACGGCAAATGGAAAATCCGTCTTCTTTGGTTTATCAATCAGGGAAATAAAAGACCAAGCGAATTGCAGCGTAAAATTCCGGATGCATCGCGAAGAGTTTTAAATATTCAGCTAAAAGAGTTGGAAGACCACGAGTTGGTCACGAAGAAAATTTACCCTGTTGTACCTCCAAAAGTAGAATATAGCTTAACTGAGTTTGGTGAAAGTTTGATTCCTGTTGTCGGTGCTTTGGGACAGTGGGGAGATCAACACGAAGAGCGATTAAGAGATTTAATTATTAAAAGATATCAGGCATCTGGCAATAATGCGGAAGAATAAAGTTATGTTTTAAGCTCAAGAAATAAATTGACATCAAAGAAATCTATTTTACAATTATATCTTAGTAAGCTTATTGACTAAATAACTGATTATCTGTGCAACGCTTTCGGCAGCGAGAACAAAATCGTTTTTAACCCAAATTTTAATGCATCAAGTATCTGATATTATGATTGTAAAAAAATGCTAAAACTTAAGTGCAAGCTCTTTTTCGTAAGCAATAATTTACATATTTTTGTGTGACAATGACTTCAAAATTAGCAGATTACAGACGTAAGAAAGGACTGAGCCAGCAACAGCTTGCAGATTTTT
Protein-coding sequences here:
- a CDS encoding winged helix-turn-helix transcriptional regulator translates to MGYKNSSYKYGITIHIGINYSPIAKIGTYAYFYIMYERKIIPNLNCGLDLIGEVLYGKWKIRLLWFINQGNKRPSELQRKIPDASRRVLNIQLKELEDHELVTKKIYPVVPPKVEYSLTEFGESLIPVVGALGQWGDQHEERLRDLIIKRYQASGNNAEE